In Agromyces archimandritae, one genomic interval encodes:
- a CDS encoding LuxR C-terminal-related transcriptional regulator, translating into MPERVRVVVVDDHPVFRSGLRAELDDTIEVVGEAHDVESAVTVVCGEAPGVVLLDVHLPGEGVPAGSTGGAEVMRRAAASVPGTRFLALSVSDKADDVVGVIRAGARGYITKGSSGQDVSRAIHAVAGGDAVFSPRLAGFVLDAFGAALGETAEASDELDRLSAREQEVMRLIARGYAYKEVAAELFISTKTVETHVSAVLRKLQLSNRHELTVWASKRRLL; encoded by the coding sequence TTGCCTGAGCGCGTCCGCGTCGTCGTCGTCGACGACCATCCCGTGTTCCGTTCGGGGCTGCGCGCCGAACTCGACGACACGATCGAGGTCGTCGGCGAGGCCCATGACGTCGAGTCTGCCGTCACCGTCGTCTGCGGCGAGGCGCCGGGCGTCGTGCTCCTCGACGTGCACCTGCCCGGCGAGGGCGTGCCGGCCGGCTCGACCGGCGGCGCCGAGGTCATGCGGCGTGCGGCGGCATCCGTGCCCGGCACGCGGTTCCTCGCCCTCAGCGTCTCCGACAAGGCCGACGACGTCGTCGGCGTCATCCGCGCCGGCGCCCGCGGGTACATCACGAAGGGCTCCTCGGGGCAGGATGTGTCGCGGGCGATCCACGCGGTCGCCGGCGGGGATGCGGTCTTCTCGCCGCGCCTGGCCGGCTTCGTCCTCGACGCCTTCGGCGCCGCCCTCGGCGAGACCGCCGAGGCCTCCGACGAACTCGATCGCCTGTCGGCGCGCGAGCAGGAGGTGATGCGTCTCATCGCCCGCGGCTACGCCTACAAGGAGGTCGCCGCCGAGCTCTTCATCTCCACGAAGACGGTCGAGACCCACGTGTCGGCGGTGCTCCGCAAACTCCAGCTCTCGAACCGGCACGAGCTCACCGTCTGGGCGAGCAAGCGCCGCCTGCTGTAG
- a CDS encoding ATP-binding protein — protein sequence MPPRTPPPTRPPLARPRACLATGVAEGLGTHLGVPADAVRFAFVLLVPFAGAGVLLYLWLWATMPWADAVAQPAPAAAPTRRAPVAWVLLGLAAVFAVLTVASMVLGSGWMLLAPAAGAFAVAAASWTTFVDRVDPARGPAVERLVRLAAFAVPSVMLVLLLWTQVLLSTEGVIVAMVLVVEVCLVFAPPLAARVRELGEERTRRVREEQRSEIAAHLHDSVLQTLALIQRRAGASSEVARIARAQERELRDWLHAGDVPREADLGTDVRDFAAALEIDYPVTFDVVEVGASAEGAHGELAAATREAMLNAARHAGGEVSVYLEGGPDRVDVFVRDRGPGFDPAGVPGDRLGVRESIVGRMRRAGGSATVAPGAGGVGTEVHLAFGVREAGRVDAGGGASGIHTPPARPAGARAASRPNEEVGIA from the coding sequence ATGCCCCCGCGCACGCCGCCGCCGACCAGGCCCCCGCTCGCCCGGCCGCGCGCGTGCCTGGCGACCGGCGTCGCCGAGGGCCTCGGCACCCACCTCGGCGTCCCCGCCGACGCGGTGCGCTTCGCCTTCGTCCTCCTCGTTCCGTTCGCCGGGGCGGGCGTGCTGCTCTACCTGTGGCTGTGGGCGACGATGCCGTGGGCGGATGCCGTGGCGCAGCCGGCCCCGGCGGCCGCGCCGACGCGCCGCGCCCCCGTCGCCTGGGTGCTGCTCGGCCTCGCCGCCGTATTCGCGGTGCTGACGGTCGCATCGATGGTGCTCGGCAGCGGGTGGATGCTGCTCGCCCCCGCCGCCGGGGCGTTCGCCGTCGCCGCCGCGAGCTGGACGACGTTCGTCGACCGCGTCGACCCGGCCCGCGGGCCCGCTGTGGAGCGCCTCGTGCGGCTGGCCGCGTTCGCCGTGCCGAGCGTGATGCTCGTGCTGCTGCTGTGGACGCAGGTGCTGCTGTCGACGGAGGGCGTCATCGTCGCGATGGTGCTCGTGGTCGAGGTCTGCTTGGTCTTCGCCCCGCCGCTCGCGGCCCGCGTCCGCGAACTCGGCGAGGAACGCACCCGGCGCGTCCGCGAGGAGCAGCGCAGCGAGATCGCCGCCCACCTGCACGATTCCGTGCTGCAGACCCTCGCGCTCATCCAGCGCCGCGCCGGGGCCTCCAGCGAGGTCGCCCGCATCGCCCGCGCGCAGGAGCGGGAGCTGCGCGACTGGCTGCACGCCGGCGACGTGCCCCGCGAGGCCGACCTCGGCACGGACGTGCGCGACTTCGCCGCAGCCCTCGAGATCGACTACCCCGTCACCTTCGACGTCGTCGAGGTCGGCGCCTCGGCCGAGGGCGCGCACGGCGAGCTCGCCGCGGCGACCCGCGAGGCGATGCTGAACGCCGCCCGCCATGCCGGCGGCGAGGTCTCCGTCTACCTCGAGGGCGGCCCCGATCGGGTCGACGTGTTCGTCCGCGATCGCGGCCCGGGCTTCGACCCGGCCGGGGTGCCGGGGGACCGCCTGGGCGTCCGCGAGTCCATCGTGGGGCGGATGCGCCGGGCCGGGGGTTCGGCGACGGTCGCGCCGGGCGCCGGCGGCGTCGGCACCGAGGTGCATCTCGCGTTCGGGGTCCGCGAGGCGGGCCGGGTGGATGCCGGGGGCGGTGCATCCGGCATCCACACCCCGCCTGCCCGCCCTGCGGGGGCCCGCGCCGCGTCGCGCCCGAACGAGGAGGTCGGCATTGCCTGA